A stretch of Armatimonadota bacterium DNA encodes these proteins:
- a CDS encoding PQQ-binding-like beta-propeller repeat protein: MRVAALAWLAIAIVATSVAQGWPMGLGGNSARDGRSSEIGPTSNRLEWEHPGSTLAPLATCDGNLFAAVYVTNIQDPFNGASLQVRDIRNGTLVRTIACPIDDQTRDWRPNISAFKDGRIYASRSGNSWATFLYCYNASNGQIVWRSEIRVLEELGESAAFAPDGDLLVNTEFGLAKLNRFNGTTVWLMERDSAAPGSRAAAVSGNRAYMIESGAGGDRLTSFDPITGQRWRAAIIGSSSTFRASPVAVGDLAYVYQNTGVLISLWDEGTSMIEFWRRPVAALSGACPVVDAEGMVYAYGSNGKIEKIHRWTGEVLASSPYMGAWGRPRMAIDRAGRVYLAHGLDSEFRVAAFDSSLNMLWSRAFQGGFAAGPALCSGGLMVVVGQSAMGFRSSTPGDANGDGCTDDLDLAIVLAAFGSSGPPEADFDQNGIIDDADLAVVLAAFGLGC; encoded by the coding sequence GTCGCTGCACTGGCCTGGCTCGCCATAGCGATTGTAGCAACTTCGGTCGCACAGGGTTGGCCGATGGGGCTGGGCGGCAATTCCGCTAGGGACGGACGTTCATCAGAGATTGGGCCGACGTCCAATAGACTCGAGTGGGAGCATCCGGGCAGCACGCTCGCACCGTTGGCCACTTGCGACGGAAATCTCTTTGCGGCGGTTTACGTAACCAACATCCAAGACCCTTTTAATGGGGCCTCGCTTCAGGTGAGGGATATCAGGAACGGAACGTTGGTGAGAACGATTGCTTGTCCAATTGACGATCAGACGCGAGATTGGCGACCGAACATCTCGGCATTTAAGGATGGGCGGATATATGCTTCACGATCGGGGAACAGCTGGGCGACCTTTCTCTACTGTTACAACGCTTCGAACGGGCAGATTGTTTGGAGATCTGAGATTCGAGTTTTGGAGGAGTTGGGCGAATCGGCGGCATTTGCGCCGGATGGCGATCTGTTGGTGAACACGGAGTTTGGTCTTGCCAAGCTCAATCGGTTCAACGGGACGACCGTTTGGCTAATGGAGAGGGACTCTGCCGCTCCTGGAAGCCGGGCAGCTGCCGTCAGCGGGAACCGAGCTTATATGATCGAAAGCGGGGCTGGGGGCGACCGTCTGACATCGTTCGATCCAATAACCGGTCAACGGTGGAGAGCGGCGATCATCGGCAGTTCGAGCACTTTTCGAGCCTCGCCAGTGGCCGTCGGCGACTTGGCCTATGTTTATCAGAATACCGGAGTCTTGATCAGTCTATGGGACGAAGGGACTTCGATGATTGAGTTCTGGCGAAGGCCGGTCGCGGCTCTGTCGGGCGCCTGTCCGGTGGTAGATGCCGAAGGCATGGTCTATGCCTATGGATCAAACGGCAAGATCGAAAAGATTCACCGATGGACTGGGGAAGTCTTGGCCTCCTCGCCATATATGGGCGCGTGGGGACGCCCAAGAATGGCGATCGACAGGGCTGGGCGTGTCTACTTGGCGCACGGGCTGGACAGCGAATTTCGCGTCGCGGCGTTCGATTCAAGCTTGAACATGCTGTGGTCTCGCGCGTTTCAAGGGGGATTCGCGGCAGGGCCGGCTCTCTGTTCTGGCGGGCTGATGGTTGTGGTTGGTCAATCGGCGATGGGGTTTCGGTCCTCAACGCCTGGCGATGCGAACGGCGACGGTTGCACGGACGATTTGGACTTGGCCATTGTGCTGGCGGCGTTTGGTTCAAGCGGCCCTCCGGAGGCCGACTTTGACCAGAACGGCATCATCGACGATGCGGATCTGGCGGTCGTTCTAGCAGCGTTTGGTTTGGGTTGCTGA
- a CDS encoding YHS domain-containing protein — MLYKVTALFSASLLIGLAGAQSLECPIMSHPADEESVPFYFAGSEFRLCCSSCEPKFKADPQAALNGAAKEGRTVGLFLFDPVSKNRIDKAKAVGHIDHAGLRYCFESQANMSLFKASPDRYATRPSKESLVCPVGKKAVRDHAEASGYADHEGVRYYFCCAGCEEPFIESPVKFIGNARVQTTAVLSHAPPKPEFEPTTKVASGKYIATLQTPDEGFFAGEEIAMEIRLVDTTQEDLYEGGHKGVPNAKARAVISMPEMPGMPEATPTVRRTGVPGDYAFEAFFPHGGVYQIKIEIEPSGESPFTVNFMVMVNDETGRSARRPYGLEVASTGRPRAGQPFNLVLIVRETKSGQPETHFQVVHEEKFHLLIASEDFQWFLHEHPTMNDKGEWSIPIEFPAGGKYWIYGDVAPVGKGSQILIASIETDGPKPTWPVSWEPNLGPSIAHGISGRFNLPEAGSPVGKMATFTIKLTEADTGRPISDLQKWLGAWGHLMIFSQDGQTVVHSHPEESEAMDRLVKQGEIRFNGRIPKPGLYRAFAQFKRNGQIVTLPFTLSL, encoded by the coding sequence ATGCTTTACAAAGTCACCGCGCTCTTCAGCGCATCATTGCTCATCGGACTGGCCGGCGCCCAGTCGCTGGAATGTCCGATCATGTCTCACCCCGCCGATGAGGAATCGGTGCCCTTTTACTTTGCCGGAAGCGAATTTCGGTTGTGCTGCTCTAGCTGCGAGCCGAAGTTCAAAGCCGACCCGCAAGCCGCTCTGAATGGGGCTGCTAAAGAGGGTCGCACCGTCGGCCTGTTTCTGTTCGACCCCGTCTCAAAGAACCGGATTGATAAGGCAAAGGCTGTCGGCCACATCGATCATGCAGGCCTGCGGTACTGCTTCGAAAGCCAGGCGAACATGAGCCTCTTCAAGGCATCGCCCGACAGATATGCAACTCGACCGAGCAAAGAATCGCTCGTCTGCCCGGTCGGCAAGAAAGCCGTGCGAGACCATGCTGAGGCGTCCGGCTATGCAGACCATGAGGGCGTTCGCTACTACTTCTGCTGCGCAGGATGCGAGGAGCCGTTCATAGAATCACCGGTCAAGTTCATCGGCAATGCTCGTGTTCAGACAACAGCCGTCCTCAGCCATGCGCCGCCGAAGCCCGAGTTCGAGCCGACCACAAAAGTCGCTTCAGGCAAGTACATCGCTACTCTCCAGACGCCAGACGAGGGCTTCTTCGCTGGGGAGGAGATCGCGATGGAAATCCGCTTGGTCGATACCACTCAAGAAGACCTCTACGAAGGCGGCCACAAGGGCGTCCCCAACGCCAAGGCCCGAGCGGTCATATCAATGCCCGAAATGCCGGGAATGCCAGAAGCGACGCCAACCGTCCGCCGCACCGGTGTGCCTGGCGACTATGCGTTTGAGGCCTTCTTTCCGCACGGCGGCGTCTATCAGATCAAGATCGAGATTGAGCCGTCGGGCGAATCGCCTTTCACCGTCAACTTCATGGTTATGGTCAACGACGAGACGGGGCGCTCTGCCCGAAGGCCTTATGGGCTCGAAGTCGCCTCGACCGGCAGACCCAGAGCCGGACAACCGTTCAACCTCGTCCTCATCGTCAGAGAGACCAAGAGCGGCCAGCCCGAAACCCACTTCCAGGTCGTGCACGAAGAAAAGTTCCATTTGCTGATCGCCAGCGAGGACTTTCAATGGTTTTTGCACGAACACCCGACCATGAACGACAAGGGCGAATGGTCGATACCGATCGAGTTTCCGGCTGGCGGCAAGTACTGGATTTATGGCGATGTCGCCCCTGTCGGCAAAGGCTCACAAATCCTCATCGCCTCGATAGAGACCGATGGCCCTAAGCCGACATGGCCTGTGAGTTGGGAACCGAACCTTGGTCCATCCATAGCGCACGGCATATCTGGTCGATTTAACTTGCCCGAAGCCGGTTCGCCCGTCGGCAAAATGGCGACCTTCACGATCAAACTGACCGAGGCTGACACGGGACGACCCATCAGCGACCTGCAGAAGTGGCTGGGCGCTTGGGGGCACCTCATGATCTTCAGCCAGGACGGCCAAACAGTGGTACACAGCCATCCCGAAGAGAGCGAGGCGATGGACAGACTGGTCAAGCAAGGCGAGATACGATTCAACGGCCGCATACCCAAGCCGGGCCTCTATCGCGCCTTCGCACAGTTCAAAAGGAACGGGCAGATCGTAACGCTCCCCTTCACACTGAGTTTGTAG
- a CDS encoding prolyl oligopeptidase family serine peptidase yields the protein MARQDKRQTAERFEKEIRVPVRFEYLLYLPREYQRSQNRWPLVMFLHGAGETGSDLNMVKYHGPPKMVEQGRDFPFVLVSPQSPVRGWDVRALGALMDECAAKYKIDPAKLYITGLSMGGNGVWNFLAIHPGKAAAAIPICGWGDPNAAPKMKDTPIWAFHGAKDDVVPTDASRTMVEAVQKAGGGAKLTVYPSAGHDSWTETYNNQEVWDWLLAQKKSGR from the coding sequence ATGGCCCGACAAGACAAACGACAGACAGCGGAGCGCTTCGAGAAGGAAATTCGCGTTCCCGTCCGATTCGAATACCTGCTCTATCTCCCCCGCGAGTACCAGAGGTCGCAAAACAGATGGCCGCTCGTTATGTTCCTCCACGGCGCTGGCGAAACAGGCTCCGACCTTAACATGGTCAAGTATCACGGCCCGCCCAAGATGGTCGAGCAGGGCAGAGATTTCCCTTTTGTTCTTGTCTCGCCGCAAAGCCCCGTGCGCGGATGGGACGTTCGAGCTCTGGGCGCGCTGATGGACGAATGTGCCGCAAAATATAAGATCGACCCTGCAAAATTATATATAACCGGCCTTAGCATGGGAGGAAACGGCGTGTGGAACTTCCTCGCGATACATCCTGGCAAAGCGGCCGCGGCAATACCAATCTGCGGTTGGGGCGACCCAAACGCTGCTCCCAAGATGAAAGACACTCCCATTTGGGCTTTTCACGGCGCAAAGGACGATGTCGTTCCAACCGATGCGTCCAGAACGATGGTCGAGGCCGTGCAAAAAGCGGGCGGCGGCGCTAAGCTCACCGTCTATCCGTCGGCCGGTCACGATTCTTGGACAGAAACGTATAACAACCAAGAGGTATGGGATTGGCTTCTGGCGCAGAAGAAGTCAGGCCGTTGA
- the mscL gene encoding large conductance mechanosensitive channel protein MscL: MLKEFKEFALKGNVVDLAVGLVIGAAFGRIVSSLVDDVIMPPIGYLLGKVDFSSLFVSLTGQSYASLDEAKKAGAPVIGYGSLINTIVYFVIVAFAMFMVVRGMNRMKRAEAEAPPAPSEPPAQEKLLAEIRDLLKQR; encoded by the coding sequence ATGCTCAAGGAATTCAAGGAGTTTGCGCTAAAGGGCAATGTGGTCGATTTGGCAGTGGGCCTTGTTATCGGAGCGGCTTTTGGTCGGATCGTGTCGTCGCTGGTCGACGATGTGATCATGCCCCCCATTGGTTATCTGTTAGGCAAGGTGGACTTTAGCAGCCTGTTCGTAAGCCTGACCGGCCAGAGCTACGCTTCGTTGGACGAAGCAAAGAAGGCTGGCGCTCCCGTAATAGGCTATGGCTCTTTGATCAACACCATTGTCTATTTTGTGATCGTGGCGTTTGCGATGTTTATGGTCGTTCGCGGGATGAATCGGATGAAGCGAGCCGAAGCCGAAGCGCCGCCCGCTCCATCCGAGCCGCCTGCACAGGAGAAGCTCCTGGCCGAGATTCGCGATCTGCTGAAACAGCGTTAG
- a CDS encoding tyrosine recombinase XerC, giving the protein MAFDEAIETYLVHLGANKSAHTVKAYATDLAQLAAYLEDRGLSGFGETTEEVLRQFLVLFKDYQPSSRQRKVYALRAFFAFAQAMGWIDVDPMADIAAPTVRKRLPKVLSQSEAEALVEGDEQTNPRDRAVLELLYGAGMRVSELASLNIEDVDFERCTASVRGKGNKPRMVVFGTPAREALFEHLGARRKKRREPVFVNEEGRRLSVRTFHRIVVRAGTKIGKRAHPHALRHSFATHLMEGGSDLRVVQELLGHASLRTTQVYTHLNLDRLRNAMESAHPRGREDEGGRGKK; this is encoded by the coding sequence ATGGCGTTTGACGAGGCGATTGAGACCTATCTAGTGCATTTGGGCGCGAACAAGTCGGCGCACACAGTGAAGGCCTATGCGACCGACTTGGCGCAACTCGCCGCCTACTTAGAAGATCGTGGCCTTAGCGGCTTTGGCGAGACGACCGAAGAGGTTCTTCGGCAGTTTCTGGTTCTGTTCAAAGATTATCAACCATCCAGCCGACAGCGGAAGGTCTATGCGTTGCGAGCTTTCTTCGCCTTTGCCCAAGCCATGGGTTGGATCGATGTCGACCCGATGGCAGACATTGCCGCGCCAACAGTGCGCAAGCGGTTGCCGAAGGTCCTCAGCCAGAGCGAGGCCGAGGCGTTGGTCGAGGGCGACGAGCAGACCAATCCTCGCGATCGAGCCGTGTTGGAACTTCTGTATGGCGCTGGGATGCGAGTGAGCGAACTGGCCAGCTTGAACATTGAGGACGTTGATTTTGAGCGATGCACGGCGAGCGTCCGAGGCAAGGGGAACAAGCCCCGCATGGTGGTTTTTGGGACGCCGGCTCGTGAGGCTCTGTTCGAGCACTTGGGCGCACGAAGAAAGAAGCGGCGCGAACCGGTGTTCGTCAACGAAGAAGGGCGGCGGCTGAGCGTACGGACTTTTCATAGAATAGTAGTCCGTGCGGGCACAAAGATCGGCAAGCGCGCCCATCCCCATGCGCTGCGGCATTCGTTCGCGACGCATCTGATGGAGGGAGGGTCCGACCTGCGCGTCGTGCAAGAGCTCTTGGGCCATGCCAGTCTACGGACCACGCAGGTGTACACTCATTTGAACTTGGATCGCCTGAGAAACGCAATGGAATCGGCGCACCCAAGAGGGCGAGAGGATGAAGGAGGAAGGGGAAAGAAATGA
- the hslV gene encoding ATP-dependent protease subunit HslV, whose protein sequence is MVIRSTTVLAVRRNGVTAMAADGQVTLQDRTIKHTARKVRSINNGSALIGIAGSAADAQTLADRIESKLQASNGNLRRAAVEFAKEWRSDKVLRHLDAMILAADKECVLAIGGDGNVLEPDEGVIGIGSGGGYAHAAALALIRGTELGAEQIARAALEVSAEICIFTNDKIIIETIG, encoded by the coding sequence ATGGTTATACGCAGCACCACGGTACTGGCCGTACGGCGCAATGGGGTTACGGCGATGGCCGCCGATGGTCAGGTTACGCTTCAAGATCGCACCATCAAGCATACCGCTCGAAAGGTCAGATCGATCAACAATGGCTCGGCGCTGATCGGCATTGCAGGCTCGGCAGCGGACGCTCAAACGTTGGCCGATCGGATCGAGTCTAAGCTTCAAGCATCGAACGGCAACCTGAGGCGGGCCGCTGTGGAGTTTGCCAAGGAGTGGCGGTCGGACAAAGTATTGCGCCATCTAGACGCGATGATCTTGGCGGCGGACAAGGAATGCGTATTGGCGATCGGCGGGGATGGAAACGTGTTGGAGCCGGACGAAGGCGTGATCGGTATTGGGTCTGGCGGAGGCTACGCCCACGCGGCTGCGCTGGCGCTCATTCGCGGAACGGAGTTAGGCGCGGAGCAGATAGCTAGGGCTGCGCTTGAGGTATCCGCCGAAATCTGCATTTTCACGAACGACAAAATCATCATCGAAACGATCGGTTAG
- a CDS encoding AAA family ATPase: MAQPLGVNELCYKYDLKRFGIDCTDEVEPLSGILGQERAMQALIVGIGIRDKGFNIYAAGPPGIGKMSMIESFLHAEAQKMPPPKDWVYVNNFEDPYRPIAIGLPAGRGRELKEDVSKLVQAAKRGLKRAFESDDYSASRERITKELERARNEVFERIAAQCKEEGFAFQPTPYGLALVPLAGDRPMAEEEFNALPLEERKALGAKRESLDPLLKLGMKETRDLELKAQERLQEIDENIARFILGGLIEDLSEKYEDVSDAVAYLSSLLDHALKNIGDFRPSPQPEEPMTALTQGPDLSARKYEVNLLVDNARSHGAPVVIDFNPTYTELFGKAEKEAQFGSLYTDFTLIQAGAIHRANGGFLVLPAEDVIRDPYVWDGLKRCLQTESAYIEDPGERSGYMTSKGLRPNPIPLDVKVILVGRTYLCHLLYAYDEEYAELFKIKAEFDTEMDRTDANIMGMLSFMCRFSTNGALRHLSACGAEETLRYATRTAGDQSKISTHFGLLTDLVREADHYAAQDGSERIMREHVKRAEDAHIARSDLIEQKLREATQKGLIKIDTHGERVGQVNGLTVIGLGDYSFGRPTRITATVAPGQEGIVDIEREVELGGPIHSKGVMILHGCLMRLYGRHKPLSLSARLAFEQSYEGVEGDSASCAELIALISALSEVPIKQSIAITGSINQQGEIQAIGGVNEKIEGFLASCKLQGITGEQGVVIPESNAKNLMLSDEALESAAKGDFRVWTAATLDDGIQLLTGRKADEVHNLARKRLTDFAEVLKDLEKRP, translated from the coding sequence ATGGCACAGCCTCTCGGCGTCAACGAACTCTGCTACAAATACGATCTCAAGCGCTTCGGCATCGACTGTACGGACGAGGTCGAGCCCCTCTCCGGCATTCTTGGCCAGGAGCGAGCCATGCAGGCATTGATCGTCGGCATAGGTATTCGGGACAAGGGCTTCAACATCTACGCTGCCGGCCCTCCCGGTATCGGCAAGATGTCGATGATCGAGAGCTTCCTCCATGCCGAAGCCCAAAAGATGCCTCCGCCCAAAGATTGGGTTTATGTGAACAACTTCGAAGACCCCTACCGCCCGATCGCTATTGGGTTGCCCGCTGGCAGAGGCCGCGAACTCAAAGAAGACGTTTCCAAACTCGTCCAAGCCGCCAAGAGGGGTCTCAAGCGCGCTTTCGAGAGCGACGACTATTCGGCCAGCCGCGAACGCATTACCAAGGAGCTCGAAAGGGCGCGCAACGAGGTGTTCGAACGTATCGCCGCCCAATGCAAGGAAGAGGGCTTTGCCTTCCAGCCGACGCCCTATGGCCTGGCTCTGGTGCCGCTTGCAGGCGACCGACCGATGGCCGAAGAGGAGTTCAACGCGCTCCCCTTGGAAGAGCGCAAGGCTCTTGGCGCAAAGCGCGAGTCGCTCGACCCCTTGCTGAAATTGGGCATGAAGGAGACTCGCGACTTAGAACTCAAAGCGCAGGAACGGCTTCAGGAGATCGATGAGAACATCGCGCGCTTCATCTTGGGAGGCCTGATCGAAGACCTTTCCGAAAAGTACGAGGACGTGTCCGATGCGGTAGCTTACCTCTCCTCGCTTCTAGATCACGCCCTCAAGAACATCGGCGACTTTCGACCCTCCCCCCAGCCCGAGGAACCGATGACGGCGCTGACCCAAGGCCCCGACCTTTCCGCCAGAAAGTACGAAGTGAACCTTCTGGTAGACAACGCCCGCTCGCACGGCGCGCCGGTCGTGATCGACTTTAACCCCACCTACACGGAGCTCTTTGGGAAGGCGGAAAAAGAGGCCCAATTCGGCTCGCTTTACACCGATTTTACGCTGATCCAAGCAGGCGCTATCCATCGTGCGAACGGCGGGTTCCTGGTGCTGCCGGCCGAGGACGTCATCAGGGACCCTTATGTTTGGGACGGCCTAAAGCGATGCCTGCAAACAGAGAGCGCCTATATCGAGGATCCGGGCGAGCGCTCAGGCTATATGACCTCGAAAGGGCTTCGTCCGAACCCCATCCCGCTCGACGTGAAAGTGATCCTGGTCGGCCGCACCTACCTTTGCCACCTGCTTTACGCATACGACGAAGAGTACGCCGAGCTCTTCAAGATCAAAGCCGAGTTCGATACCGAGATGGATCGCACCGACGCGAACATTATGGGAATGCTATCTTTCATGTGCCGCTTCAGCACGAACGGCGCCCTGCGCCACCTTTCGGCCTGCGGCGCAGAGGAAACCCTGCGCTATGCGACTCGAACCGCGGGCGACCAATCCAAAATCTCGACCCATTTCGGCCTTTTGACAGACTTGGTGCGGGAAGCCGATCACTATGCCGCGCAAGATGGTTCTGAGCGCATCATGCGCGAGCACGTCAAGCGGGCCGAGGATGCCCACATCGCTCGTTCCGATCTGATCGAGCAAAAACTCCGCGAAGCGACACAAAAGGGCCTCATCAAAATCGATACTCACGGAGAACGGGTCGGTCAAGTGAACGGTCTGACGGTCATCGGGCTGGGCGACTATTCGTTCGGACGACCAACCCGCATTACAGCGACCGTCGCCCCCGGACAAGAGGGCATCGTCGATATCGAGCGCGAAGTCGAATTGGGCGGCCCCATCCACAGCAAGGGAGTCATGATCCTGCACGGATGCTTAATGCGCCTATACGGCCGCCACAAACCGCTCAGCCTAAGCGCAAGACTTGCCTTCGAACAGAGCTACGAAGGCGTCGAGGGCGACAGCGCCTCGTGCGCGGAACTGATCGCGCTCATCTCGGCGCTTTCAGAGGTTCCGATCAAACAGAGCATCGCCATTACCGGCTCCATCAATCAACAAGGCGAGATCCAAGCCATTGGCGGCGTCAACGAGAAGATCGAAGGCTTTCTCGCCTCGTGCAAGCTTCAGGGCATCACCGGAGAGCAAGGCGTCGTGATCCCGGAAAGCAACGCCAAGAACCTGATGCTGAGCGACGAGGCGTTGGAGTCCGCCGCCAAGGGCGATTTTCGAGTTTGGACGGCCGCGACTCTCGACGACGGCATCCAACTGCTAACCGGACGCAAGGCGGACGAAGTGCACAACCTGGCTCGAAAGCGATTGACCGACTTTGCCGAAGTCTTGAAGGACTTGGAGAAGCGACCGTGA
- a CDS encoding Gfo/Idh/MocA family oxidoreductase: MDRYRLAVAGLTHGHVWGLLDQFEKHGGYQFVAVADETPLLEKAGPRFERPYRNWREMLDTEQIDAVVVTSDNRTGAEIARETIKRDIHTLVEKPMAADAEGAETLYNAWKESGATLMINWPTNWQPALRLLLNRAKRGDFGQIFGFRFRTGHGGPKEIGCDEFFVGWLYDERLNGGGASADFGGYGAKMSAYLLGMPDRVVAFRGNFTKEYDVCDDNAAFLLGYPKATAVLEATWSQQGSDGAGNPIVYGTEATATVIDGKLRIDRKWSGATFEDPDPLPEGERNPAEYFYGLLQRGRAAEGMVSPEIGLMAQRIVSMGLASNSR, encoded by the coding sequence ATGGATCGATATCGATTGGCCGTTGCCGGCCTTACGCACGGGCATGTTTGGGGATTGCTGGATCAGTTTGAAAAGCATGGCGGGTACCAATTCGTTGCTGTCGCCGATGAAACACCTCTGCTTGAGAAGGCAGGGCCGCGTTTTGAGCGACCGTACCGCAATTGGCGCGAGATGCTCGATACCGAACAAATCGATGCAGTGGTCGTAACGTCGGACAACCGTACGGGCGCCGAGATTGCACGAGAGACGATAAAGCGCGACATCCACACCTTGGTCGAAAAACCGATGGCTGCCGATGCCGAAGGCGCTGAGACGCTCTACAACGCGTGGAAAGAGAGCGGAGCGACCCTCATGATCAACTGGCCCACTAACTGGCAACCGGCCCTTCGCTTGCTGCTGAACCGAGCCAAACGAGGCGACTTCGGGCAGATTTTTGGATTTCGATTCCGAACAGGGCACGGCGGACCCAAAGAGATCGGTTGCGACGAGTTCTTTGTAGGATGGCTGTACGATGAGCGCCTCAACGGCGGCGGCGCCAGCGCCGATTTTGGCGGATACGGCGCCAAGATGTCGGCCTATCTGCTGGGCATGCCGGACCGGGTCGTCGCGTTCAGGGGGAACTTTACCAAAGAGTATGATGTCTGCGACGACAACGCCGCCTTCTTGCTGGGCTATCCAAAGGCGACCGCCGTGTTGGAAGCCACCTGGAGCCAGCAAGGATCGGACGGCGCGGGCAACCCAATCGTCTATGGCACAGAAGCGACCGCGACCGTTATCGACGGCAAGCTCCGCATCGATCGCAAGTGGTCCGGCGCGACCTTCGAAGATCCCGATCCGTTGCCCGAAGGCGAACGCAACCCGGCAGAGTACTTCTATGGCCTGCTTCAGCGCGGTCGAGCGGCCGAGGGCATGGTCAGCCCCGAGATCGGCCTGATGGCTCAGCGGATAGTGTCAATGGGGCTCGCCAGCAATTCTCGTTGA